The Humulus lupulus chromosome 3, drHumLupu1.1, whole genome shotgun sequence genome window below encodes:
- the LOC133825255 gene encoding uncharacterized protein LOC133825255, with protein sequence MVDPDPDEKSDSSNSWRPLAPRANEDMYYNAERYVPIVELENRQQRKQLVEATKCKEELARLAAKEQAPPQDTQAPPPQDTQVQPRRPRGRPRKNAATRRAEQAPPPTTHPVPPRPRRSNRPEGAADPPAEAQTVMGNNRSPLVTRTPNPGATQNVPEPDRSNSGPSRPHNGRQPPSPIRNPPSPIRHPLLVQWAPRPVHQDRDRQAGRRHGNEEATQDCRIPQPTRSQMSRSQTVETRRPAGNPSRNNRATSHVSESSNYTRSVSIYNPEPRNDGN encoded by the coding sequence ATGGTGGATCCTGATCCCGATGAGAAGAGTGACTCATCCAACTCCTGGAGACCACTTGCTCCCAGGGCCAACGAAGACATGTATTATAATGCTGagagatatgttccaattgtggaacttgagaatcgCCAACAGCGCAAACAGTTGGTAGAAGCTACAAAATGCAAAGAAGAGTTAGCCAGACTAGCTGCCAAAGAACAGGCACCTCCCCAAGacactcaggccccacctccTCAAGACACTCAGGTCCAACCTCGTAGGCCTAGGGGACGCCCTCGTAAGAATGCGGCCACCAGGAGGGCAGAACAAGCTCCACCACCAACGACCCATCCTGTCCCACCAAGACCCCGGAGGAGTAACCGGCCTGAGGGTGCTGCCGACCCGCCTGCAGAGGCACAAACGGTAATGGGGAATAATCGATCCCCCTTAGTGACTCGGACCCCAAATCCTGGTGCCACGCAAAACGTCCCTGAACCTGATCGGTCAAATTCGGGACCATCTAGGCCCCACAATGGGAGGCAGCCACCTTCTCCAATAAGGAACCCACCATCTCCGATAAGGCATCCCTTGCTAGTTCAGTGGGCTCCACGACCTGTCCACCAAGATAGGGATAGGCAGGCTGGACGTAGACATGGAAATGAAGAGGCTACTCAAGATTGTAGGATTCCTcaacctacgagaagccaaatgtcacgaTCACAAACTGTTGAGACAAGAAGGCCTGCAGGAAACCCATCTCGTAATAACCGAGCAACAAGTCATGTCAGTGAAAGCTCGAATTACACTAGGTCCGTGAGTATATATAACCCAGAGCCAAGAAATGATGGGAATTGA